The Gouania willdenowi chromosome 3, fGouWil2.1, whole genome shotgun sequence genome includes a region encoding these proteins:
- the slc17a6b gene encoding vesicular glutamate transporter 2.1: MDSVKARAAAGVKEFAGKTMGQVYRVIEKRQKTGEVIELTEDGRPREAAEKKPPLCDCRCFGLPRRYIIAIMSGLGFCISFGIRCNLGVAIVGMVNNSTIHQNGKIIIKEKAKFNWDPETVGMIHGSFFWGYIVTQIPGGYISSRLAANRVFGAAIVLTSILNMLIPSAARVHFGCVIFVRILQGLVEGVTYPACHGIWSKWAPPLERSRLATLSFCGSYAGAVIAMPLAGILVQYSGWSSVFYVYGCFGLFWYIFWILVSYESPAEHPTITDEERCYIEESIGESAKLMGPSEKFKTPWRKFFTSMPVYAIIVANFCRSWTFYLLLISQPAYFEEVFGFEISKVGMLSALPHLVMTIIVPIGGQLADYLRSKNILSTTTVRKIMNCGGFGMEATLLLVVGYSHSRGVAISFLVLAVGFSGFAISGFNVNHLDIAPRYASILMGISNGVGTLSGMVCPLIVGAMTKNKTREEWQYVFLIASLVHYGGVVFYGIFASGEKQPWADPELTSEEKCGFIDEDELAEETGDITQNYGAFGGPAKSYGATTQVNGGWATGWDKTEEYVQEEAQGGSYGYTQDEGYS; this comes from the exons ATGGATTCAGTAAAAGCGAGGGCTGCGGCGGGGGTGAAGGAATTTGCAGGGAAGACCATGGGCCAGGTGTACAG AGTGATCGAGAAGAGGCAGAAAACCGGGGAGGTGATCGAGCTGACGGAGGATGGGAGGCCCCGAGAGGCCGCGGAGAAGAAGCCCCCGCTGTGCGACTGCAGGTGCTTCGGTTTGCCTCGTCGTTACATCATCGCCATCATGAGCGGCCTTGGTTTCTGCATCTCTTTCGGTATTCGGTGTAACCTGGGCGTGGCCATCGTGGGCATGGTCAACAACAGCACAATCCACCAGAATGGGAAGATCATCATCAAAGAG AAAGCCAAGTTTAACTGGGATCCAGAGACAGTGGGGATGATTCACGGATCGTTTTTCTGGGGTTACATAGTGACGCAAATCCCAGGAGGATACATATCCTCTAGACTGGCTGCAAACAG GGTATTTGGTGCTGCCATTGTCCTCACCTCCATTCTCAACATGTTAATTCCTTCCGCTGCTCGAGTCCATTTTGGctgtgtcatttttgtgaggATATTGCAAGGGTTGGTGGAG GGCGTGACCTACCCAGCTTGTCATGGTATCTGGAGTAAATGGGCTCCACCCCTCGAAAGAAGCCGTCTAGCCACTCTCTCTTTTTGTG gctCGTATGCTGGTGCTGTGATAGCGATGCCTCTGGCTGGGATCCTGGTTCAATATAGTGGATGGTCCTCAGTGTTTTATGTCTATG GCTGCTTTGGCCTCTTCTGGTACATTTTCTGGATCCTTGTGTCTTATGAGAGCCCTGCTGAACATCCAACCATTACGGATGAAGAACGCTGCTACATTGAGGAAAGCATTGGAGAAAGTGCCAAGCTCATGGGTCCATCAGAG AAATTCAAGACCCCTTGGAGGAAGTTCTTCACATCTATGCCTGTCTATGCAATTATTGTGGCCAACTTCTGCAGGAGCTGGACATTTTACCTGCTGCTGATTAGCCAACCTGCATATTTTGAAGAAGTGTTTGGCTTTGAGATAAGCAAG GTTGGAATGCTTTCTGCCCTCCCCCACTTGGTGATGACCATCATTGTGCCCATTGGGGGCCAACTGGCTGACTACCTGCGGAGCAAGAACATCCTGTCAACCACCACTGTCAGGAAAATAATGAACTGTGGAG GGTTTGGCATGGAGGCCACACTGCTGCTGGTGGTAGGATATTCCCACAGTAGAGGGGTGGCCATCTCCTTCCTGGTGCTTGCTGTGGGCTTCAGTGGATTCGCTATATCAG GCTTTAATGTTAATCATCTGGATATTGCTCCACGTTATGCCAGTATATTGATGGGCATCTCTAATGGAGTGGGGACTCTGTCTGGGATGGTGTGCCCTCTGATTGTTGGTGCTATGACAAAGAACAAG ACTCGAGAGGAGTGGCAGTACGTGTTCCTCATAGCCTCCCTGGTGCATTATGGCGGCGTCGTCTTTTACGGGATTTTCGCATCAGGTGAAAAACAGCCTTGGGCCGACCCAGAGTTGACCAGTGAGGAAAAGTGTGGCTTCATCGACGAAGATGAGCTGGCAGAAGAGACGGGTGACATCACTCAGAATTACGGTGCATTCGGGGGTCCGGCTAAGTCCTACGGTGCAACCACGCAGGTGAACGGCGGCTGGGCCACTGGCTGGGACAAGACGGAGGAGTACGTTCAAGAAGAAGCACAAGGAGGAAGCTATGGATACACCCAAGATGAGGGATACTCTTAG